The Paenibacillus amylolyticus genome contains the following window.
ATAAAATCAGACTGCAGGGGCTCCATTAAACGAAGCATATCTTGCTCATCGGATCCCATGCCATGTAAGGCGAAGATGACAGGATAACGCTGATCTGAATTGTAATGGGACGGTAATCGGACTTCATGTATATAAGGAGAATTCATTGAAAACACCACCTGATGAGGATTGAGTTACAACTATCGTTTCGTCAATAAAGTTCACTAATATGAAATAAATATTCTTATTTATGAACAAAATTTATCATGCTTTCATTGTAGGGTCAATACTTTTTTTGTATGATGAATATATGTTGTTTATAAGAAACCTTGAATGGGTTTGTTTTAAAAGGAGTTTCGCTGTGTAATCGGATGATATTTGTAGAGACACGTGGCAAATGGATAAACCTGAAGACAACAAGCGTGCGCCTGGTGTCTTATATAGAGAAGGGGAGGGACGCCATATGGATATTGGCTTGGCAATTCGTACGATCCGCAAGCAGAAACAGATTACAATCATGCAGATGTGTGAGGGAACCGGTTTGTCCAAAGGTTTTATCAGCAACGTAGAAAATAACAAAACGTCACCTTCCATTGCTACCCTTGAAAGTATTGCGGATTATCTGGAGGTGCCACTTCCCTACTTGCTGCTGTCACCGGAGCAACGGATGAACGTGGTACGCAAGAACGAGCGCAAGGAAACGACGGCCGGAAGTGGTCAGATCAAAGTGCAGCACCTTACCGCCAAAGGCGCCATGCGTATGTCCATTGTAGAATTGCCCCCAGGCGCATCAACAGGGATTAGCAAACATGCCGGGGAGGAGAGCCATCTGGTGTTGCAGGGCCAGATTCGTGCGGAGCAATGCGAAGATGTCGAAATTCTTGAAGCGGGGGATTCGTTCACCTGGAATGCGATTGTGCCCCATGAAGTGACCAATATCGGGGAGGAGCCTGCGGTGGTACTTATCGCGGTGTCCAAGGAATTAGGTCTGGATCATTTATAGCATATAAAAAGGACGTCGCCCCAGGCATGAACATGCGGACATGCATACATGTACAATGGGGAAACGTCCTTTTCATATTTCTAACGAACTGAGTGAGCCTTATTAGATGATTCTAAGCAGATATTGTGATGTAACGAATCTCAGACGCTTTATTGCACTACTCTGCATCTAATTGGGCTATTTTCCACATCCTTCTGGCGGAATAACATCGCTGGGATTCGTTACGTTTCTCATTTCCTGCAAAAGAGCACAATAAGGTGCTAGAGATTCGTTAGAAGGGTTAGCACGGTTAGAATCGTCAGAAAGGGCTTGAACACGCTATCTATTGTGGATTGGTTGTCCAGATGCCTGCGGCTTTAACGAAGACACGATCGGACAGTTTAAGTGTTGCGAGTGCCAGTTCAGCTACATCTTCCGCTTGCATCATGCGATCTTCGTCGCCAATTTTCAGTCCGGCATTGGTCGCAAGCTCCGTATTGACTGTACTTGGTGTCAGCGCCGTTACACGAATGTTGGACTTGCGTACCTCCTGCATCAGGGATTCGGTCATGCCAAGTAGCGCAAACTTGGATGCACAGTATGCCGAACCAGTAGCGAATCCGCGTTCACCTGCAGTGGAGGCGATATTGATGATGCTGCCGCTGCTTTCCTTGATCATGCTTGGAAGGACAGCGCGTGTGACGTAATATGTACCCATAACGTTAACATGCAGAATGCGTTCCCACTCTTCCGGGTCCATGTCCAGCAATGTGCCGAAGCTTGCGATACCTGCATTATTGATCAGGATATCCACCGCACCGAGCTCCATCTCAATGGCTGCTACAGCGGCTTCCGCCTGTGTGCGATCCGAGATATCTGCTGCAGCACTGGTCACTTTCACACCGTATTCTTCACTAAGAGACTGCTGAAGAGCCTGAAGATCCGAAGCGGTACGTGCGATAAGACCGAGGTGCACACCTTCTTTGGCAAGTGCCTCAGCGATGGCACGGCCAATACCTTTACCGGCACCTGTGATAATAGCTGTTTTATTTTTAAGTTCCATGTGGGTAATTCCTCCTTAGAATTGGACTGGCATTTGATTATACTATATTACCCACAGTTCGGAAATTTGCTTCATTACTATTTGGTAATCTCGATGCTACCCGAAGAGGTACGGGCTTTGATCACTTCCCGGCTTACCATTGGCGATTCAGGTACATCTACATCTCCGGAAGTAGCTCTAGCATCATAGATTCCGTCAAAATCAGGTGCAGCTTGAATGAAAATATCGCCTGATGTTCCGGAAGCATTAATCGGGCGGAATGGGACTGTTCAATATGAATGCTGCCCGAAGTGAATTGAACATCCGCCGGGCCGTTTAACTCCGTAATCTCAATATCTCCTGATTGAATCTTACTATTTACATGACCAGCTACCTGATCCGCAGTGAAGCTACCTGATGTCTGTTTCACGGTCATGTCTCCATTGATCAAGGAAGCGTTAATGTCACCTGAAGTTAGCGAAAGTTCAATAGTAGGTACCTTGATGTTTTCCAGACGTATGGAACCTGAGGTGTTATTCAGCTCAAGCTGTTTGGCAGTCAGGTCTGTCAGATGCCAGTCACTTGAAGAAGAGTCCAGCGTAACCTCATTTAATTGATGTCCTTCAGGCAGGGCCACGGTTATTGTGGAGTTTTGATCATTCCAGTACAGGGTGAAAAATTGCAATCGTTCACGTTCTGTCTGGGACAGTTGGAACGTGCCGTTGGATAGGGTGGCTTGTTCGAAGCTCTTGACTACGGCCGGGTCAAATTTTCCATCCACTTCGATATATCCGTTCGAATCCGGACTTGCTACAAATTCAATATCTGCGCTGAAATTGGCATTCATGATAATATTCTGCAATTCATTCGCCTTGAAATCCCATCGTTTGGAATAGCTCTCCCGTTGATCTCCGAACTGAACGCCATAGATGGATGTTCCGAGCAAACCGATTCCGATACAGATCACGGCTAAAGCAAGCCATTTCTTGGTACTCATGAGGATACATCCCCTTTCATCATATTTTTATTCCAGTTAATGTATTGAAGCGTGATGCTTTTGAAGGCTCTATACACGGACTTCGATGCAAGGGCAAACAAAATGCCGACACCGAATGCGCCAATCGCCACGAAAATCTCAGCCTTATCCAGTTGACCCAGGAAGACGAAGTCCACAACCGCTGCGACAGGTGCAAGCACCAGTAAGGACAAGCTGGCAATCGTAAGCCATACGGACCACAGGGTTAGACCGAGAGGGATGCCAAGGATGAGATTCAGGAATAACAGGCCGATGGCTGTGAAGAAGTTGCGAGTCGCTTTGGTGCTGTTTCTGGGTGTCCGCATTTCCTGATACGTCGGTGCATAGAATGCATCTGAACCTGGTGTATGAGCGTCATAACGATCACCGAGTGCTTCCTTGGCGATCTCTTCCGGTTGTCCGAGTTCCCAAGCGATCTCTTCTTCCCGCCGTCCTTCTCGGAGTCCAAGCTCAAAATGTTGATCATAGTCGGCGAGCAGCTCCGCCCGTTCGAATGGGTCCATCGGCCGGAGATGAACTTCCATGGCTTTCATAAATTGTTGTCTATTCATTAGGGGTTCCTTCCTCCATCAGATTTGCGACATTGCGCACAAATTCATTCCATTCCGTCGTCAATGCCGTCATGTATTCACGACCTGTATCGGACAGTCGGTAATACTTGCGCGGCGGTCCTTCAGTTGATTCTTGCAAGTAGGTGGTGCAGTACCCGTCATTGACAAGACGTCGAAGCAAGGGATATAGCGCACCTTCAGCAACTTCTATATGTTTGGAGACCGCCTGAGCCAGTTCGTAGCCATACCGATCCTGGCGGTTAATTAATACCAGGACGCACAGCTCCAATACTCCTTTTTGAACTGGATGTTCACATTCACACAGGTTCCTCCTTCATAGCTTCATGAATTGCTAGTGTGTATTGTTCAGTAGTAGTGGATTCATCATAGCACTCAGTACTGTTTAATGCAAGGTAGTGATTTTAAAATAGTTCCATATCATGATTTACCGTCTATAACGTTTGTTTGGTGGGGATGGAGACGCAGCCGAAATAGTTTATTTAGCTATCATTCAGCATACGTAAAAACCGGATCGGTTGCTTCCGTCTGGAGGCGGATTCCGATCCGGTCTGAGAGATGAACTTTGGTTCTGCGATTTACACATTCACATTACAATCCCTGCACGTTAGTTAGTCTTGTGCGTCGAGAACTTTAAGGTCCTCTACGGCAGGACCTTCAATGACATGGCCTGCATAATCGAAGCGGGAACCGTGGCACGGGCAATCCCATGAACGCTCGCCCTCGTTCCATTCCACTTCGCAACCCAGATGGGTGCAGGTGGTATCCACCAGAAACAGCTTGCCGCTGGTGTCTTTGTACGCGCCAGCCCTTATGCCGTTATGACGAACGACGGCTCCTTCATCTTCGCCAATATCACTGACCTTTTTATGCACGATACCTACTTTACCGGAGATTAATTCTTTGGCTACATTCACATTTTCCACAATAAAGTGCTTCATGCCAGGGTCAGCTTTGAATCTTGCCGGATCGAATACAGCGGCATGTGGATTATCACGTCCAGTGATGCGATCCGCAAGAATATGTCCTGCCATCGTGCCAGTCGTCATCCCCCATTTGGCAAACCCGGTCGCTACATAGACACGTTCATGTCTGCCGGTAATCGGTCCAATGTAAGGTACCTTGTCGATGGAGATCAGATCCTGAGCTGACCAGCGATATGGAATGTTGCGGATCCCAAAAGTTTCTGCTGCGAACTGCTCGAGACGTTCATAATGACCGAAGGTACAGATGCCTTGTCCGGTTTTATGATTTTCACCGCCGAAGAGAATAAGTTCCTTCCCATCATGAAGGACAGAGCGCAGAGAGCGGTACGGTGTATCGTCCGAAATGTACATGCCGCCAGCGTAGGATTTCACCGGCTCGACTAATACGGCGTAGGACCGTTCGGCGTGTAACCGTGTGAAATAAAACCCGGGGTCATAGACGGGAAAATGGGAAGCTACGACAACATGTTCCGCTGTAACAGATGGTCCATCGCCATAAGTTCGCACATGCAGTGAAGCATCTTCCTCCACATCCGTAACTGTCGTATGCTCGTAGATCTGAACCCCTTGTTTCACAGCAGAATCCAGCAAGTAGTGCAGATAGGCCAGCGGATCAAAGCGTGCCTGACCCGGCATGCGAATACCTGCCCTGGCGGGAACCGGAATCGGGAGTGGGTCTACCCATTCGCCAGGAATATGGAGTTTGCCGTAGGCGGTCAGCTCAATCTCCAGTTTCTTGATGTTATCCTCCGATTGAATGTAGACGTAGGCATCTTCCTCTGCCCATTGGCAATCAATCTGTTTTTCCTTCACCAGATTGCGCATCCACTTCGCGGCATCGGCATTGCCTTCATAGTACATCCGGGCTTGTTCTTGTCCGAAGTGATGCATAATCTCATCAAATATGACACCATGCTGTGCAGATACTTTGGCCGTGGTATGGCCGGTCGTGCCATCCAGTACTTTTCCAGCCTCCAGTACGACCACACGCAGTCCCGTCTGCGCCAGCAGATAAGCGGTAGTAATCCCTGCAATCCCGGCACCGATAATCGCTACATCGGCGGTGATATCTTCGGTCAGTTTAGGATAGGCATTGAATTCATGCGTAGCACGCCACAATGATTCGGGGACGGGGGCAGACCCGTCTGGGGGTGCTTATTGTCGCTCATTTCTATTCCTCCTCGGTTATCTTCCTTCGGTTGATTCGCTTATCGTTCAGTGCACATCGTTGTACTCTTATCCATGATTGCCAGACTATGCCAGGGTAAAACGGTACTGTTCAGATTTTATAGAGGACTGTTCACAATTTCCTGCGGAGCAGATCTGTTTTTTTTACTAAACATGCTATATGATAAGATTACCGAAACCGTTTTAGGTTTTGAAAAGGAGATAAAGTTTAACACCTGTAAACACTGATTATATAAGGATTAATTTGATCCATTAGATGAACGTTTTAGTCTAATTTTACCCCTGTTTTTTATTGATATATGTATTCGCTATCATTTTTTTGTTAAATACCGATAACCAAAGGAGATTCCATATGACGACCAACCAAACGAAATATCCGTTTCAAGATACAGCACTGGCATTAGACACCCGGGTGAAGGACCTTGTATCGCGCTTGACTGAAGATGAAAAAATCGAATCCATGCTGCAATATCAACCGGCAGTAGACCGCCTGGGTGTGCCTGCATACAAACATGGTACAGAAGCCGCCCACGGCTTGGCCTGGCTTGGAGAAGCAACGTCTTTCCCACAGCCGGTGGGGCTGGCATGCACATGGGATGCAGATCTGATGAAGGAGATTGGCTCCGTTCTCGGAGACGAGGCACGTGTTTTTTATAAACGAAATCCGGCAGTGAACGGGCTTACACTGTGGGCACCTACAGTAGATATGGAACGTGACCCGCGCTGGGGACGGAATGAAGAGGCGTATGGTGAAGATCCGGAACTGACAGCGGAGCTGACGACCGCATTGGTCAAAGGGATTCAGGGCGACCATCCGAAGTATTACAAAGCGGTTGCTACGTTGAAGCATTTCCTCGCGAACAACAATGAAGTGGATCGTGGAAGTGGTTCGTCCAGTATTGATCCCCGCAACATGCGTGAATATTATCTGAAGGCATTCGAGAAGCCATTTAAAGAAGGCGGCGCACAGTCGATGATGACTGCGTACAACTCCATTAATGGTACGCCAGCGTTGTTGCATCCTTTTGTGAACGAGATCGTCAAAGGCGAATGGGGTATGGATGGTTTCATTGTCAGTGATGCAGGCGACGTAATGGGCATCAAGAACGATCATCAGTACTATGATTCCCACACACCGGGTACGGTAGAGTCCGTAAAGGCAGGAATTGATAGCATCACCGATGATGCTGAGCTGTCCAAACAGGCACTGCATGAAGGGTTGGAACAAGGCACACTCACGATGGATGACATCGACAAGGCGTTGTTTAATACGTTCCGTGTGCGTTTCCGTCTGGGCGAGTTCGATCCGGAAGAAGGTAATCCATACGCGGCTATTGGTGAAGAGTCCATGATGACGGAGAAAGCAAAAGAATTGTCGCTTCGAGCTGCGAGAGAACAAGTGGTATTGCTCAAAAACGACAAAGGCACACTGCCGCTGGACAAGACGAAAGCAGGTAAAGTGGCTGTCATTGGTCAATTGGGCGGAACCGTCTATCGTGACTGGTATGCAGGTACCATGCCGTATAACGTAACCCCGCTTGAAGCAATCCGTGGCAAAGTAGGCAGCGATAACGTGGCGTTCAAGGATGGAAATGATCGCATTACGTTAACTTCCGTAGCTAATGGGAAGAAGATTGGACTGGCGGATGGTGAGAAATCACCTGTTATTGCATCGGGAGAAGCGGAGACGTTCATGGTGTCCGACTGGGGCTTCGGAAGTTATACTTTGCAGGCCGAAAGTAACGGCAAATATCTAACGACTGATGAAGAGACCGTAACGGCTTCCGCTGATGAAGTGTATGGCTGGTTCGTGAAGGAAGTATTCCACCTGTTGCCACAACAGGATGGCAGTATAGGTCTGACTACATGGAATGGCAAAACGGTGACTGCACCTAATGGTGGAAACGATGCATTCGCAGTGTCAGAAGAACTGAAGACTTTCGGTGCCACAGAAACATTCAAGCAGGATGTGGTTGTGAACGGAATTGAGGAAGCGGTAGCAGCTGCCAAGGCTGCGGAAACGGCGATTGTCTTTGTTGGTAATAATCCGCTTGTCAATGGGAAAGAAGAGATCGACCGTCCAAGTCTGGATTTGGCTGAATCCCAGCAACGTCTGGTTGAGGCAGTCTATGCCGCGAACCCGAATACGGTAGTTGTCATCGTGGGAAGTTACCCGTTCACGTCCAACTGGGTTCAGGAGAATATCCCGGCGGTATTATATACCTCACACGCAGGACAGGAACTGGGTAACGCAGTAGCAGACGTATTGTATGGCGACTACGCGCCTGCAGGCCGTCTGAACATGACGTGGGTACAATCCGAAGATCAACTGACCGACATCAAGGATTATGATATTATTCAATCGGGTCGGACGTATCAATATTTTGAAGGCAATGTATTGTATCCGTTTGGACATGGTCTGACGTATGCAACGTTTAAATACAGTAATTTGCATCTTAGCCCGGCTCAAGTGGGTACAGAGGGTAACGTTACGGTAACTGTAGATGTGACCAATACCAGTTCAATCGCCAGTGACGAGGTTGTACAGTTGTACGTTCGTGCAGGCAAATCCCGGGTGAAACGTCCTCTCAAAACGTTAAAAGGATTCCGTCGTCTTCATATCGAAGCGGGAGCTACAGTTAAAGTCAGCTTGACCTTGCCTGTTCAGGAACTGGCCATCTGGGATGTAACTCGTGATCGATACGTCGTGGAAAGTGGAACTTACTCCATTATGGTGGCCAAGTCATCCTCCGATGTACAATTGGTTGCAGACCTGACGGTAGAAGGAGAGACGATCCCTGCTCGTAATCTGGGCGTGGCTACCCGTGCCGAGAATTATGATGCTTACCTGGGTGTTGACCTGGATGAGAGCAAAGAGCGCGGCAGTGCTGTCCGTGTAGTGGGTGAGCAAGGATGGATTGCCTTCAACGATGCTGATCTGGGTAGTGGGGCAGCAGCAATGGAAGCTCGTGTCTCTGCAGAACAAGCAGGCGCTGTGTTGGAAGTGCGACTCGGCTCACCGGATGGAACACTCGCAGGACGTGTGGAACTGGCACAAGGTGAGGCCCGGCAGTGGTCTACCGTTAAGGCTGAACTCACGGGTGCATCAGGTGCACAGGATGTATATATTCTACTGTCCGCAGGTGTACGTATCAGTCACTTCGAGATTCGTTAAGCGAATAGCTCATGAAAAAGCCTCCGAATGTATTCGGAGGCTTTTGTTTGTTGTGTGGTGATGAGCACTTTGCATAAATCCCCAATATGCCTTGCCATCTCACTTCTTTTTATTTCCCGTCAAACGAAATCATTTTTTGCACAAATTGCTTCAATTGCTTGTTGGTTTCATTCAATTGCTCAATCGTACTCATAAAATTGTTAACCAGCTCAGCCTGCTCTTGAGAACTCGCCGTGATCTCCCCAAGTTCATTCTCCATGCCTTGTATGGATTGGCGGACCGAGAGAAGAGAATCTTCAATACGGGCCGTTGCTTCTTTGGTATCCACAGACAGTTTGCGAATCTCTTTGGCAACAACGCCAAAACCTGCACCTGCTTCACCGACACGAGCAGCTTCAATGGCTGCATTCAAGCCAAGCAGATTGGTCTGTTCGGAGATTTCACGAATGAAGCTGGCGACCTGAGTTACATTTCCTGATTTTTGTACAGCTTGTTTGGAGTTGTTCCGGATCTCTTCGGTCGTGGCACTGAGTTCCTCGGAGTGTGCGGCTACATGCTGTACACTGTCAATTAATTGATTGGTCAAATTCTCGGTAGCATCCATGAGCTGTTGCAGCTGGTCCTGGTCATCCATACTGTAGAGCAGGTTGAACAGGGCGATGACTTCACCTTGTTCATTTTTAATAGGAATAAAAGCCACGTCAAACGGAATACCGAATAGATCTTTAGGATAGTGATCGAATCGTTTGACGGTACCGCCTTTCAAATCTGCAAAATTTCGATTTTCATCCAATAGCGGATCGCCGGGTTGATAATTCAGTTGCTTTAACGATTCTCCTGCGGAGAAATATAAAAATTTTTCATGATCAATAACGGAGAGGGTGACATCCTGACGAATCGTATCTCGAAAGAAAGGCATACATGTAATTAATGCTTGAACAATATCCATATAACAGATGATTCCTCCCTAATTACCTTATGTAAACGGTTTAATTTTTAAAGCTAAATAGTATCTGCCTATATAATATATCGTCATGCAATAGAGAAGGGAATAGATAGAATGGTTAAAACTTATTTCTTTAAGGCAGGTCTTCACGAATGCTTCAATTACAGGAGAGAGCCCTATGAGCAATTAGATAGGACATTTTATTTACAAACCGTCAGTCGGTTTGTAAATATCGATAAAGAGTGGTGTGCAAACAAGGGAGGAAACGTGCTTGAAGAATGAAGACAGACGGAAA
Protein-coding sequences here:
- a CDS encoding cupin domain-containing protein, producing MDIGLAIRTIRKQKQITIMQMCEGTGLSKGFISNVENNKTSPSIATLESIADYLEVPLPYLLLSPEQRMNVVRKNERKETTAGSGQIKVQHLTAKGAMRMSIVELPPGASTGISKHAGEESHLVLQGQIRAEQCEDVEILEAGDSFTWNAIVPHEVTNIGEEPAVVLIAVSKELGLDHL
- a CDS encoding 3-ketoacyl-ACP reductase codes for the protein MELKNKTAIITGAGKGIGRAIAEALAKEGVHLGLIARTASDLQALQQSLSEEYGVKVTSAAADISDRTQAEAAVAAIEMELGAVDILINNAGIASFGTLLDMDPEEWERILHVNVMGTYYVTRAVLPSMIKESSGSIINIASTAGERGFATGSAYCASKFALLGMTESLMQEVRKSNIRVTALTPSTVNTELATNAGLKIGDEDRMMQAEDVAELALATLKLSDRVFVKAAGIWTTNPQ
- a CDS encoding DUF4097 family beta strand repeat-containing protein, which codes for MSTKKWLALAVICIGIGLLGTSIYGVQFGDQRESYSKRWDFKANELQNIIMNANFSADIEFVASPDSNGYIEVDGKFDPAVVKSFEQATLSNGTFQLSQTERERLQFFTLYWNDQNSTITVALPEGHQLNEVTLDSSSSDWHLTDLTAKQLELNNTSGSIRLENIKVPTIELSLTSGDINASLINGDMTVKQTSGSFTADQVAGHVNSKIQSGDIEITELNGPADVQFTSGSIHIEQSHSARLMLPEHQAIFSFKLHLILTESMMLELLPEM
- a CDS encoding DUF1700 domain-containing protein, which codes for MNRQQFMKAMEVHLRPMDPFERAELLADYDQHFELGLREGRREEEIAWELGQPEEIAKEALGDRYDAHTPGSDAFYAPTYQEMRTPRNSTKATRNFFTAIGLLFLNLILGIPLGLTLWSVWLTIASLSLLVLAPVAAVVDFVFLGQLDKAEIFVAIGAFGVGILFALASKSVYRAFKSITLQYINWNKNMMKGDVSS
- a CDS encoding FAD-dependent oxidoreductase, whose product is MWRATHEFNAYPKLTEDITADVAIIGAGIAGITTAYLLAQTGLRVVVLEAGKVLDGTTGHTTAKVSAQHGVIFDEIMHHFGQEQARMYYEGNADAAKWMRNLVKEKQIDCQWAEEDAYVYIQSEDNIKKLEIELTAYGKLHIPGEWVDPLPIPVPARAGIRMPGQARFDPLAYLHYLLDSAVKQGVQIYEHTTVTDVEEDASLHVRTYGDGPSVTAEHVVVASHFPVYDPGFYFTRLHAERSYAVLVEPVKSYAGGMYISDDTPYRSLRSVLHDGKELILFGGENHKTGQGICTFGHYERLEQFAAETFGIRNIPYRWSAQDLISIDKVPYIGPITGRHERVYVATGFAKWGMTTGTMAGHILADRITGRDNPHAAVFDPARFKADPGMKHFIVENVNVAKELISGKVGIVHKKVSDIGEDEGAVVRHNGIRAGAYKDTSGKLFLVDTTCTHLGCEVEWNEGERSWDCPCHGSRFDYAGHVIEGPAVEDLKVLDAQD
- a CDS encoding glycoside hydrolase family 3 C-terminal domain-containing protein; protein product: MTTNQTKYPFQDTALALDTRVKDLVSRLTEDEKIESMLQYQPAVDRLGVPAYKHGTEAAHGLAWLGEATSFPQPVGLACTWDADLMKEIGSVLGDEARVFYKRNPAVNGLTLWAPTVDMERDPRWGRNEEAYGEDPELTAELTTALVKGIQGDHPKYYKAVATLKHFLANNNEVDRGSGSSSIDPRNMREYYLKAFEKPFKEGGAQSMMTAYNSINGTPALLHPFVNEIVKGEWGMDGFIVSDAGDVMGIKNDHQYYDSHTPGTVESVKAGIDSITDDAELSKQALHEGLEQGTLTMDDIDKALFNTFRVRFRLGEFDPEEGNPYAAIGEESMMTEKAKELSLRAAREQVVLLKNDKGTLPLDKTKAGKVAVIGQLGGTVYRDWYAGTMPYNVTPLEAIRGKVGSDNVAFKDGNDRITLTSVANGKKIGLADGEKSPVIASGEAETFMVSDWGFGSYTLQAESNGKYLTTDEETVTASADEVYGWFVKEVFHLLPQQDGSIGLTTWNGKTVTAPNGGNDAFAVSEELKTFGATETFKQDVVVNGIEEAVAAAKAAETAIVFVGNNPLVNGKEEIDRPSLDLAESQQRLVEAVYAANPNTVVVIVGSYPFTSNWVQENIPAVLYTSHAGQELGNAVADVLYGDYAPAGRLNMTWVQSEDQLTDIKDYDIIQSGRTYQYFEGNVLYPFGHGLTYATFKYSNLHLSPAQVGTEGNVTVTVDVTNTSSIASDEVVQLYVRAGKSRVKRPLKTLKGFRRLHIEAGATVKVSLTLPVQELAIWDVTRDRYVVESGTYSIMVAKSSSDVQLVADLTVEGETIPARNLGVATRAENYDAYLGVDLDESKERGSAVRVVGEQGWIAFNDADLGSGAAAMEARVSAEQAGAVLEVRLGSPDGTLAGRVELAQGEARQWSTVKAELTGASGAQDVYILLSAGVRISHFEIR
- a CDS encoding methyl-accepting chemotaxis protein; this encodes MDIVQALITCMPFFRDTIRQDVTLSVIDHEKFLYFSAGESLKQLNYQPGDPLLDENRNFADLKGGTVKRFDHYPKDLFGIPFDVAFIPIKNEQGEVIALFNLLYSMDDQDQLQQLMDATENLTNQLIDSVQHVAAHSEELSATTEEIRNNSKQAVQKSGNVTQVASFIREISEQTNLLGLNAAIEAARVGEAGAGFGVVAKEIRKLSVDTKEATARIEDSLLSVRQSIQGMENELGEITASSQEQAELVNNFMSTIEQLNETNKQLKQFVQKMISFDGK